AGGTGGTGGAGCCCTGCTTCAGGTCCCCGATGCTCTCGTACAGGTTTTCGCCTGGCAGCAGCAGCGCTTTGGCGGGAAGATGCTGCAGTTTGGGGTTCTGCTGCGtgggcggtggcggcggcggttgctgctgctgcaggggcTGCTGGGATTTTTTCCTCCTGGGCCGCAGCGTGGCGCAGGTGTTGGGGGGGCGCTCCCGCCTCCAGCCCATGTCCACGTTCTCGTAGGCCGGGTCGCTGTCCTCGGCCCCGAAAGACTCGTAGCAGTGGTCGTCCAGGGTGCCGCCCACCGCCTTGCCCTCCAGGGGCGCCCACGTCTGAGGCTTGACCACCACGCTGAAGCCCCCGTCGTGGTCTCGGCTCCGATCGCCACGGCCCAGGGTCCTGAAGCCGGGGTTGGAGGGAGGCGAGCCCGGGACGGCGCGCTTCTTCTTCCCGGGCTTACAAACCTTGGAGTACATCTCGGCCACCTGAAGAGAAGCCAACAGTGAAGTTGTGGAGCGTCGGCTGGGAAACTGGGAGACTCACCGCGGCGGCTGAAGGCTGGATGTTCTCCACCATGTGGCTGCCCAATGGGACCAGAGCTTTGTTCTGCAGCGCGAGCATGTCTTCATCTTCTGGAGGCTTCCAGATGTACTGCTCACCGTTTCCCATGAACATCACTTCCTGCATAAGTGTGGGAAAATGTGACGTCAGAAAACCAGCAGAATCCAGTGAGTGGACCGTAACGGGGACAGGGAGGTCAGCCGGTGACAGCCGAGCCAAAGTTCGGCCGGATGAGGGACAGGACCGTGTTGGTCCTGCTGGTGAAGGCATGACTCGTCTGTGACAACGCACCTTTGGGAACGCCGGCACGTTGAAGGCGTCCTTGTTTCTTCGAGGCAGCTTCGTGCTGTGGGGGTGAGGTGGAGGCGGTGCGGGGTGTGAAGGCGGCGCGTGCCTGGTGGGCGGAGCGTCCGCCGTGTCCGTCCCGCTGTCCCTCTTCTGCGGTGCCTTGTCTGACTTGCGTAGCTTGCGCACGCAGGCGTACTCTGCGGTCTCCGGAGGATGAGGTGGAGTGAGGACCTCAGGGTCCGGCATCCCGTCGTCCGCATCCCCGTCAGGGTCCGGGGGCGCTGGCGTGTTGGCGGGGACGGCCGGCGGGGCCGGAGTGTCCGTCTGTCCCGCCCGGCCGACCATGGCGTATAGGGCTTCGTCGGTCCGTTTGGTCGAGGGGCGGCCCACTTCTGAGTAGGTGTGGTCCCCATCCTCCGACCCTGAGGGAACCTGAGGGAGCTGGCGGCCTGCAGGAGAATACACAGAAGTCACCACGGTCAGCGGGAGTCAGAGTCGAGTGCTGAGTCTCAGGTTCCGCTCTGGAGTCCTGCACATGTGGCTCAGTCCAAGCGAACCATCAGGTGGAGAGATTAGCAGGACGCTCTCCGGGAGCCGTCCCAGCTCATCAAACAAGGATCAAAATAGAACCTGGACTCTATTTTTACACTTCCAAAACAGAAACCTCTGTGTCTCTTTTTTAACCTGTGacttgttgccatggagacgcaGTGTGTGACAGGAGGTGATGTCCACCTGTTTGACCTTCAGGCTGTGGGGTGAAGCGTCTTCACTGGGGAGCTCCATTAATGGTCTTATGTGTTAAAGACTCTTTAGCTCCAGGGAAGCAGCTTACTGAGACCCAGGCTTCCTCAACAAAGCTTCTTAAAATGTCAAGTGCATTTCTGGAAGGGGCTTGTGATCTGTGATCCCATCTGACGTGAGGTCTGCTGTTGGGTCCTCACTAGCCCCTGTCTGAAGCACCCCCGACACCTGGAGGTCCTCACCAGGTGGAGGAGATCCAGGGTCTTGTTcctgagtgagggaaggatgaagCTGAACTGGACCGTGGTCAGCAACTCTCcatccagcagagactcagagtggagccTCCAGGAGAAGACAGCTGTGAGGTGTTCCGGAGGGAGGAGCCTGAGCAGGCTTCTGGCGTGAGAGTGACCGTAGAAGagtgtgtggtcatgtgatccCAGAAGACAGCACCAGAACTTACTTTTGCCGTTGCAGTTGATTTTCACGTCTGCGTCATTTTTACTGATGGAGCGAAGCTTTGACTGGCGGAGGATGCcctgcacatacacacacgcgcacacatgGTCAGTCTCAGGTCACGGTGGAGTCACCGCCACAGACGTCGTCTACGCTCACCATGTTGATGAGTCTGCGTTTTCCACTTTCACCCGGAACATTGTGACTTTTTCCCTtcctgtggacacacacacctgtcagtcCCGCTGCCCCTGGTGAGCCAGCACAGGTCCTGTCTGGCTGCTGTCCACGACATGACGTCCATgttttcgtgtgtgtgtgtgtgtacctctgGCATCCCACACACAGGACCACAATGAGGATGGTGACCACAAAGGCGGAGGCCGCAGCGATGGCGCCCAGCAGCAGGACTTTGCCGTAGGGAGGAGCCGTGAAGATTAGCCCGTCCTGCATGGAGGCCATGTGGTGGCGCCGGCGCTCACTTGCTGTCACTCTGGTGTGCTCTCATGAAGACCTGAGGAGCATCACACCAGAGGTCACGTCTGAGGTGCGCGCGCTGGGCCCGACCTGAGAACGGGGAGTGAGACGTGACCCTTGTTTGGCGGTGACTCGCGCAGGAACACGcgctctcgcacacacacacacacagactcagacTTGGCAGCAGAGCGTGTTGATCTCAGTTCTGTTTCAGCGTCTGCTGAGTTTGTGAGCCTGTTACTGTGTGAAGGACGTTGCTTCCACAGTATTCACACATGACAAAGGTCCCAACGTATGAAAGCATGTGCAGCCTGAGTGACATATATTCTTGTTCttttatctttgtgagaacctctatgagtttttaatcaaccgAGTCAGGACAATTTGGCTGGTCCTCattttgtcaagcctcagtttgagggttaaagctaCAAAACAGCTGGGTTATTATCACTGTGTTACATTTTGGCTCAGAGTGACAGTTAgctttagccatgtgttttagatggttcggtttaggctggggaaagggtgatgttaTGTGTGTcagtgacggtcctcactaagataggaagacgaacgtgtgtggtgtgtgtgatgtgaatTGGGTCAAACATTCTCACGCCTCAACGATTAACAAGGCGCCGAGACGACAGCGTTTTATCTCCATTATTTACATGTGACTGGTCCATCAGCTCCGCTGGACACACCAGGAAGCTGACAGCCACCGAggtggagagcaggaggaggagggtgtcaTGTTGGCTGGGTGGAGAAGAGGATGCTGCTTCATCATGctgttggtgatgatgaagctggtcatgtgatggtCATGTTGATGATGCTGATGGTGAAGGCAGAGGTGAGACTGAGGAGACATGGAAGGGAGGTCTGAAGGAGGGAGCCTTGGAGGACGGAGGGACGGTGCCGCTGAGGAGGCGCGGGGGGGGGGTGACGGACTTTAAACATTGACTATGACAGGGGACGCGCGTGCACTCCCCGTGTTTCCGATCAATCGCCGTCACACGTGCCACACGTATGACCGCGGGGGCGCGCGCGGAGAACACGCGTGAATAAAACATTCCTGCTGTCACTGCGCAGAACACACGTGCACGCGCGCGCCGAATCCCTGCCTCTCGCACACAGACACGCGTTCGCAGACAGACcgacgcgcgcgcgcacacacgcatcCCGCGACACGAAGCAGGACTCACTTGGTTTCCACGAACATCAGTCAGCGTCTTTTCTTCATCACGAACATCtgcatcatcctcttcctctccgccgcgtcttcctcctctcctccccggGGCAGCAGCgagggtggggggagggggtcGGGCCGGGCCGGGGAGGGGTCCGTCCTGCTGGATCGCCTAGGTTCGGTCCGGCTGCTGGTTCTGGTCCGTCAAGCCCCCCTCCATCTGCGCGCGCGTCCCTTCTCTGTGCTGCTGAGCGCCCATGTGACACACGCAGATCCGGAGACCCCCACTTATCGTCCGAACAGTTTTCTGGCGCCCCCGAGTGGAGGAGCGGGGAGTTGCAGGAGCGCGAGCCACCGGAAGGTCATGAGTCAAACTTCCGAAAACAGATGTTCCTGTTGTCATAGAAACCTCCGGATGAACGCGTGGAGCTCCACTGAAGTCGAAATACGAAGTGTATGCGCAAACGAGTCGTTCAGTATCTTCTCAGAACCAGTGGAACCAGGTTTGACTTTTCATGAGTTGAAGCTGGACAAGTACCCCACCAAGCCTTAGACGTCTATTAGACCATTCGTCTGAGTTTAGACTGTCTATAATCGGTCCACAATTTAGCCTAAATGTAGACAATCTAACTCAATCTGTCTATTATTATGTGTGTAAATTGAACAGAAATAGTACATTGTATACAAGGTAGGCGAATGTTGCATTAAAATAGTTCATTACTGAATATTGTCACCTAAAACAGTTAGATATCCGTTTAATGTACAGAGAAAATATGAAGATAAAGCGATCCCAGTGAGCATTTTTTGGTCGTAAAGACGTCGTTAAAAGTCCTTAGACGTCTGGGCTAAAACGTCTAAGCTTAGACGTCTAAAAAACGTTCATTTTAGACCTGTGGTGGACCAATTTTAGCCTAGACGACTAAGGACTTTGAGACGTCCATTAGACTTTCATGACAAACGATGATGGAGGTCACTGGTACACTGTCAGTCAAACTCGTCCAGCAGAGCCCCCTGGTGGTTTAGATAAGAACTGCGTGTTTTCAGTTAAAGCAGAAGAAGCGCCGGCACCATTCAAGAACTCTTTATTTACATAAATGTAAGACATTAAATTACTCTAGTCACAACGCAGAGCTGCAGACAAGTGCTTGAAAGTGTGGGAATTGAACCTGAAACTTTGGACTGTGAATTTCTGTATATCTCCAACAGATTGCCTGGAGCGCGTCGGAGCAGTCGGTGACTGCGAAGCCTTCAGACGTCGACCGTGCTGTGAAGGTCCAGGTCAACACGGCGAGTGTCTCCAAAGACCAGGAAGATCCCGAGTCCCACGGTGTtgatgagggtgatgagggagaagaCCATGGCCCATGACGACGTGACCTCTATCAGGTAACCGGAGAAGGAGACGGTCAGCAGCCCTGTGGGGGGAGTGATGTGAGCGGCAGACCAGCAACAGCAACACCTTGTGTCGGTTTACTGACCCATGAAGGCTCCCAGCATGTTCATGAACCCTGGCGGggaacagacacacacctctgaGCACAGAGGACGACTGAACGGTGGCTTCAGGACTCACCATAGAGGGCGCCAGCACACGAGGGAGTCAGGTCCTGAACGTTGACGGATGTCCCACTGAGACCAAAGCACCCGTCAACACACAACACCGTCGACGTCCTAACAGCCGTCCTGCACTCACCagctggagaaggtggaggCGCTCACTGCGATGGTCACGTAAGTGACGGCGGCGGTGATGGAAGTGGTGCCGGacagcagcaccaggaacaGACTGGACACGGCCATGGCTATGAACTGAGCAGGTCAGTGGTTTGTCACACTGCTGTCACACGGCGGGCTGagctcacacactcacctgcaTCACCTTCCTGACGGTGGAGAGGCTGTGTCCTGCAGGAGCACGTGTTcatgagtcagcagcagcagcacacacacacacacacacacacacacgcgcacacctCTGCTGAGGAGGACACCGGACATCCACCCGGAACACAGCACCACGGGGATGGCCACCAGCCAGGGGACCACGTTGTAGATGGAACCCTAACAAGATGAGAGCAGCGCTCAGAAGCATGTCCAGGCTCCACATCAAGGCTCTCCTTGTGTCATGTGAAGGACGGCGAGGGCAAGTTGGACGGGAACGTACGCTCTCCATGGGGAAGGTTTCGTCAAAGTAGGTGGGCAACCACGACAGCAGCATGTAGGAGGAGCTAGACATGCAGGTGTGAGCCAGGACCAGGGACCTGTAGGCAGGAGGACATCAGCATCTGGGAGGTCAGAGGCGAGAAGACACGAGGccaagaggaggaagagctgacCAGACAGACGGTTTCTGGCAGAGACTCAGCCAGCGAGTCCTGGACATGGTCCCCTGGGGCTTCTTCTGGACCACAACCTTCTCATCTGTCAGAGGAGAGAGGGCAGAGCTAGCAAACACTGTTGACCCAGGGAAGCGTGTCGAAGGTTCTCGTCACCTCTCAGCAGGAAGTTGGAGACCACGAGCGCCCAGAGGCCTGACATGGCGCCGACACTGTAGAACAGGAGCTCCCAGCTGTAGAGCTCCAGCAGCACGGAGCCCAGGCCCCCGGCGAGCAGGGTGCTGCAGGAGGGACACCTGTCAGTGTGTgt
This portion of the Synchiropus splendidus isolate RoL2022-P1 chromosome 18, RoL_Sspl_1.0, whole genome shotgun sequence genome encodes:
- the si:dkey-70p6.1 gene encoding uncharacterized protein si:dkey-70p6.1 — protein: MASMQDGLIFTAPPYGKVLLLGAIAAASAFVVTILIVVLCVGCQRKGKSHNVPGESGKRRLINMGILRQSKLRSISKNDADVKINCNGKSRQLPQVPSGSEDGDHTYSEVGRPSTKRTDEALYAMVGRAGQTDTPAPPAVPANTPAPPDPDGDADDGMPDPEVLTPPHPPETAEYACVRKLRKSDKAPQKRDSGTDTADAPPTRHAPPSHPAPPPPHPHSTKLPRRNKDAFNVPAFPKEVMFMGNGEQYIWKPPEDEDMLALQNKALVPLGSHMVENIQPSAAAVAEMYSKVCKPGKKKRAVPGSPPSNPGFRTLGRGDRSRDHDGGFSVVVKPQTWAPLEGKAVGGTLDDHCYESFGAEDSDPAYENVDMGWRRERPPNTCATLRPRRKKSQQPLQQQQPPPPPPTQQNPKLQHLPAKALLLPGENLYESIGDLKQGSTTSSTTTIFTFNDGMEMYVTGL
- the LOC128749427 gene encoding solute carrier family 17 member 9-like; the encoded protein is MEVPEDEEAPGQLGGDVERQRHWSRSEARFWFVSLFCGTCLLYCARMAMPVCAVSMATAFHWSKIDTGLVLGGFFWGYCFTQILGGHASDKVGGERVLVLSAALWSTVTMVTPLLSRLSSHSVLSMTLARFLMGLLQGVFFPSLASLCSQRVLEAERGSLMSAIHSGTYLGTLLAGGLGSVLLELYSWELLFYSVGAMSGLWALVVSNFLLRDEKVVVQKKPQGTMSRTRWLSLCQKPSVWSLVLAHTCMSSSSYMLLSWLPTYFDETFPMESGSIYNVVPWLVAIPVVLCSGWMSGVLLSRGHSLSTVRKVMQFIAMAVSSLFLVLLSGTTSITAAVTYVTIAVSASTFSSCGTSVNVQDLTPSCAGALYGFMNMLGAFMGLLTVSFSGYLIEVTSSWAMVFSLITLINTVGLGIFLVFGDTRRVDLDLHSTVDV